TGGCGGAGGTGGACGGTTTGGTGGTGGCGGAAGAGgcaggggaggcggcggaggcaggtTTAACAGGAGGTGAAGACCTAGAAGAGTATAATCTATTTTTGACGGGAGTTTGAGAGATGAAAGAAGGCACAGGGAATCGTCAAAGTTTTGACTGCGCCGTGTATcgggtttttttgttttatttgttgtaaGTGTTCTGTCCCCCGAGATTATGACGATCAAGTTTGCCAACGGAAGAGTGTAAAATATTGATCTGATACTCAGCCACTGTTATGAACGAGAATATATGTTGTTTTGTTTTGAGACAGCAGCTTCAGTTATCAGCTCTTGAGTGCAGTCTACTTTTGGATGCAATTTTGTGTTTTGTTCTTCCTATGGAGCAAGTGGTGCCTGTGAAACACTTGCTAACTGTCTAGTTTGCTTTTGATCCGACACTGTATTTGTAGAGGTGGCCATCTTTACGGAGTTCAGTTGTCCTCTTTCTGGTGCTGATGCAGGTGCAGTATCGCTGTTGTTCTGGCCAGTAGTTGCTCGCAAGTCGTAATATCACTAAAGGGCAAGTCTAACGCGCCAGACAGAAAAAACGGGCCGACGTGCCGATGGCTTTTCGGTTTTTGCCACACATTGCCTGTTCAAATTTGGGCCAGGTTTACATGACGCCTATTTTCCTTCCGGCCTGTTTGTCGGTGGCACATTCACCCGCATTTCCTCTTTCCTAATAAAACCTCGTAAAAGTTTTGACTGCACCGAGTATCCTGACAACTGAAACTGTGTGTTGTTTTGAGACACAGCTTTAGTGACCAGCTCTTGCAAATCTATTTTTGGTTGCAATTTTGTCTCGTGTTCTTCACATGGAGTAACTGATAGTCCTTACTACCCTCATCCTCGTTTATTGATCCCTtatgtattttgtgccaattttcaTTTTTAGAACATTGGCAATAGAGCTGTCAAATTCATTGATTAGAGAAAGTGTTACAAGAACCCTTCGAGGAGGAAAGTACAACAAGGGctaatgcaaaaaagaaaagaaagcaaaaatGCCAGCACTACCAcaaaaccaagctccaccaaaTAAGCCATGAACACCAACGGAAACCATTGTTGGGTCTCCAAGGTAACGCCTTCAAGGAGGGAGTGATGTTGAGGACAACACCGTTATCCGATCTGGCATAGCCAAATCTTAGATTTTCACCCGAGGATCACAAGCTATGAGGTATGAAGAGCAAAACAAGCTCCGCGGTGGTAcctccaaggaggaagacgacatccGTAGACGCTGTTACCATCAGCACTGACCAGATCAATGCAGGATTTTCATCCGAAGCCGAGTCTTCCCCCAACTAGATCCAAGGCCTACCAGCGCCAACGGGCAGAAATAGGCCATGCACACTACCAGGAATGGACTTGCCACCGCCGCACGCAAAAATCGGCGAACACGAGCCAACCTAGCTGAACCGCCCCGCCGCACGCAGTCCTGGGCGAGCCAAAACCAGATCCGGACATCCCCTGCCTCCGTGCATAGAAATTGGGCAAGGGTCCGCACCGCAGCGCACAGGAAGAACCGAGTTAGAACCTGAGCTGGCCGGCTTGCACCGCCGCGCCCCTAAACTGAGCAAACACCACGCCAAACTGACCACCTCGCACCGCCGCGCGCAAGGACAGGACTAGCCGAGCTGGATCTGGTCTACCTAGAAACCTATTCTACACCACAACCGTTGCACGAGGCCGCTACTCCAAGAGCAGGACATGAACACACTTAGAAAGGAGGGCCCACCAGCACTCGGCGACCCCACCGAACAACCACCACCAGCGCGACCTCGGGCATCGAGATCCGGCGATAGAGACATCAGATCGAGCACGGCCACGAAAAGGTCCGCACCTTGTGCGAAAGCCTGCCCTGTCCTCGACGCCCGCTTTGTCACgccgcgcccgcctggcgccctggcACCCGCTCGCCGCGCTCGCCACCGCCTGCTCACCGCATGCACCATGCCCCCCGACGCCTCCTCGCTGCGCGCGCCGCGCCCCCACGCCTCTCCTTAGCTGAGCGCCCCCGCACCCCCTTACCAGGcaagaggaaagaagaggaaggccacgcCGCCGCTGTTGTGTGGGCTTTGTCCAACGACAGCGAGGGAAGGGGGAGATctaggggggaggggggagctggtgcggcggctagggtttcgaccGGGTCGCCCACGGGGTGGGGCGACACGAGCGACGGATGAGTATGCAACTGCCGGGAGGTGCATCttttattttgtgccaaattttgaccaaagattaaactaacaaaatattaatacATGTCATTACAAATGATATCATTGAAAACTattttcaaatacgaatccaatgatataattgttgatgacatgcattaacatttaattagttaaatctttggttaaAGTTTGGCATAAAATACAATAAAGACCAATAAACTAGGAACGAGGTAGTACCTGTGAAGCAACTTGTCCAGACGTGCTTCACTTGCTGAGTCCCTGTCACTGTCTAGTTTGCTTGTGACCCGAGGTGGCCGTGTTTATGGAATTCTGTTGTGTACATACAACCAAAAACCTCATTGGTTGAGCTGTCCTACGGTGCTAGTTGTAGCAGTAgcacatcgctttgaatggtggtTGTGGTAACAGCCAATAGTTGCTCGTAATAACAATCACGTGACTTGCCTGCCAAATCATGGCATTTGCAACAAAATCAAACGTTGAGATATGAATTTTGATTGGATCCATATAGAAAACGGTTTCATGCGTGGGATTTTTTTTTGTTAAATCTATAGTGGGGACAACGGAGCCATGTACAAGTGGGAGCCGTCGATAGGTGGGGGAAGCAAGTTCGAAACCTAATGGGGTGGTCGTTGGAGTTGTTCATTGGGACGAGGCTTAGAGGAATGGTTGGGGCAGCGGTGTATGGAGGGCAGGGCAGCAAGGAGGCTATAGCCGCTGGCCATAGGGGCGAAGGCAGGTGGCTATGGTTGGGTAGGCCGCGGGGAAGGAGGAACCGTCGCGGTAGAGGAGGAAGTAGATATGGGTGGCATAAGATGAATATGTAGCTTTTGACAGTTGGATCTTGATCTGATGGCCAGAATAGAAGTGACCGGCATAGATGATTTATTTCAGGGACCTGACGTGCTTCGAAAAAAGAACGTTTTGAGTTATGAATTTTGATTGTATTTAACCGAAGGAGTGAGAAGGACGAAACTCTCCACTATCATATCGGTCGCTTTTATCTGCGATGCCGAGCCGTGTACGAGTGGGAGCCAACAACAAAAGGAGGGGGTCGCCGAGTTGTTCGTCGAGATGAGGCTTAGAGGGATGGTTGTGGCGGTGGTCAGCACAATGATGGGCGAAGGTCGAGGGAAGGGTGGTACGGTAGGTGGTTAGGGCTAGGTAGGCCGCGGGGAAGGAGGAACCatcgcgggaggaggaagaggatgaacagGTGGCGGCACGCTTCTCACCGTCAGATATTGATCTGATGGCCAGAAATAGAAGTCACCGACACGAATTGTCTTTTTCAGGTACCTGACCTATAGGTGCTCGTTCTGAATCACAGATGACGCAACAACAAATTATTGGCGCACGCGGGACGGCCGTCACATCACGTCGGTTGCGTAGGGGTCGAGGTGGAGGCCCACCGCCGACACCAGCGGCGGCCCGCGCCGCGCCGCGAACCAGATCTTCACCGTCCGCCCGGCGACGGGGCAGGCCAGCCGGTGCAGCCGCTTGTGGCCCACCGTGGTGCCGCGGGCCACGGCCACGCCGTCCACGTACACCTCGTGCCGCTCCACCCGCTGCCCCAGCGCCACGTGCTCCTGTATCCTCACCACGTTGAACGCCCGcgcccccgccggccgccgcaGCTCGATCCAGTACCCGTTCCGCCGCCCGTCCTCCGCCGTCGGCGCCCAGTACGTCTCCTCGCGGCCGTCCAGCACCTTGCCCgcctcgaagccgccgccgcgCTCGCTGCTGGCCCGCGCCCTGCTGCCCTCCGCCAGGTCCGTGCCGAAGATGCGCTTGACCGCGGCGCCGAACTCGCGCAGCCTGGCCATGTCGGCGCCGTCGATCAGGCCCGTGGCGTTGGGCGGCGCGTTCAGCAGCAGCACGCAGTTGCGGCCCACCGAGTTGTAGTAGATGTTGAGCAGCTGGCTCAGCGGCTTGGCCGTCTCGTTCCGGTGCCAGAACCAGCCCGGCCGGATCGACACGTCGCACTCCGGCGGCACCCACTCCGTGCCCCGCGGATCGCCCTCGTTCAGGTACCTGGCAACCCGCTGTCAGTCAACAACAGAACAGAGCGATTCTTTTGGTGGTGGTATCACGTTGGATGTATGTGTGTGCGTACTTCTCGATGCCGGCGCTGCCGATGGTTATGGAGGATTGGTTGACGGCGGACCAGCAGGTGGTGCCGGCGAAGCCCTTCTCGTCGCCGACCCACCGGATGTCGGGGCCGGCGTCggagaagatgttgatggagcccTGCAGCTGCCTCACCGTGTCGAACCACTCCTGGAAATGGTACGTCATCTTGGTCGCGTTGGTCCCCTTGTTGCCGTCGAACCAGATCTCCCACACCCTCCCGTACCTGCACACGCAACAATGATATGTCAGCAATGGCCGGCCGGGCCGACGATGTACGGATGCACGTGCAAGCGCGTTCGGGCACTGACCGGGTGAGGAGCTCGTGGAGCTGGGCCATGTAGTACTCGTTGTACGCGACCTCTTGGCCGTAGTGGCGGTCGTGGAGGTCCCACGGCGAGAGGTAGAGGCCGGCGTCGACGCcgcgcgcgcgcgccgcggccGTGAACTCGCCGACGACGTCGCCGTTGCCGGCGCGCCAGGGGCTGGCCCGCACGGAGTGGGCGGTGTAGGCGGACGGCCAGAGGCAGAAGCCGTCGTGGTGCTTGGCGACGAGGATGGCGAGcgaggcgccggcggcggccgccgcgTCCATCCACTGGGTGGCGTTGAGCGCGGCCGGGGCGAAGAGGGCCGGGTTCTCGGCGCCCGTTCCGCGCTCCACGTCCGTGAAGGTGTTCATCCCGAAGTGGAAGAACATGATGACCTCGCGCCGCTGCCACGCCAGCTGCGCCGCCGTCGGGATGGGCAgcaccggcagcggcggcggcacgcTCGTTccagcccccgccgccgccaccactccgGCGACGAACACCAGGCAGTAGTAGCACAGCAGCGACATCGACGGACCTCCCCCCAtgccgtctctctctctccctccccggtGTCCACTGTCCAGTCCTACTCCTACATATACTGCCAACGCCGCCGGCTGTAACGGACGGGGGACTCCGGCGACGGGAGAGGGAGAAACGTGACACGGCGAATGCGGACAGGCCAGTGGCGCATGTGAACCTGAGTGAGTGAGGTTGGATTTTTACCCGAGTTTCAGTGGCTACGCGTCCCGGTCGATCCGGTACCCGACACCCGGATCGATCGCCCTCGATCCGGGTATCCAGTCCGTGTTACGGGACGAGGACGATCGGTCGTCGGTCACGCTGGGGCTCAGTAACTTGAGTTGCTTTCAGTGGGTGGCCGGCCGGTCCGATAACGCACGGGCCTGCATGCCGGCTGCCATTCTCGGCATCTTGCGGAAGGACGGGAATATTGCTGCTGGAAGGAAGCGCATAGCTCGGGAGGATGGGCCTGAAGCTCCAGAAGGCTCCAAGTCGGCAACGGGAAGGCAACCCTGCCCTGGCTTGGCTTGCTGTCGCTGGTCTGGAAGAAGATGCCACTTTGTCGCGGCCACCGGGGCCGGGACAAGTGAACAACCATGGCGGCCGCCACAGGACATGGGACCATGGATGCAGGTGAATTGGCCTCTTCATTCAAGCAGCATCCACGGGCACGATCGGCAGCGCGAGCGCGGAGCACGCTGGCTTTGGACGTAGCTGCTGGCCGCACTGCTGCCGCAGGGAGGGCGAGCGAGGTTGTGGCGTCGCTTTCGCTATCACTGTCCCAACGCCCGCGTGCTCGACGTTTCTCCGGGAACTCTCGAATCACAGGCAGTACTAGGCTACTAGCAGCTACTACTATGGCGAAATGATAACCGAACAAAGCAAGGAAAGTCGTGGTTAACATCGTCGAACTCCCTCCGCAATTCAGAACAAGGGCACAGGATTCAGTCGTTTTCGTTTCTTCACCGGGTAGCCTTTTGAATTGGAGTTTGAAACCAAACAAACTTCAACTTAGGAGGATAGATGGGGTGATTCAGATGAGATTCCATGTAGATCTAACTTTCTATTCCCTCGTAGGATCCCCACGGCTTCTCTCTTCTCGAGAATTCATACATCCCTTATCaatgttgaggttcatcatcaatgagaAAATGGAGCACCTAACAACGCATCTTCATAGACCAAAAACTACAAAATCACCCTTTTCATTCTCGGGGTGACGAAGGGATCGTACCATTCGAACCTTTTATTAATGCTTTTCCAAGCGGTCTCGAGGAAGTAGCAGCCAATAGGACTTTCCTAATACTCATTCGGGATATGTAAAGTACAAACCTGATGGTTATTTGTTATCCCAACTATTCTTTCCCGTCCTAGTACCGATCAGGAAAGGGGTAATTTCCAACAAAGTTTTTGTCTTGTTGAAACACTTGCCTTCCACAATAATTTTTTAGTGTTTAGGAGACGCGAAGTGAAAAGCAAAACTCGCTATGAGGAGAAGACTAAACAAGAGAGGTTTGATCAAAAAAACTGTCGTCTAGTTGAGTTTGATCATCCTCTTTTTCTATTTCTCTTTCTTTCAAGAGCTGAATAAGGGCATATCCGCAAAGGGGAAAGAAATCGGACTTTGTTCTTTACCCCTCCTCATTATTCAAGACGTGAATATAAAGTGTATTGTACTCCCTTGGATCTTTACTCCTCGTTGATCAAGGAAGCTAGAAGGAAGATGGGGGGTAGGGTGAATGGACATTCATATCCACTTTGAATCGTCGGTTAGGAGAGTAGCGACCAAAAAGAAATCATTACACATGATAACTACTGTAGAGATAAAATATAGGAAGGAGAAAGTTAGTTTCAATGACTCATGTGTGTAGAAGAAATAGGTAAACATGGTGGGTTAATATATAAACGTTTGAGTAACTTCACTGGGTAGCCTTTTCCGAAAAAGAATAAGGAGAGAGAATGTTGTCGTGGTGGGCAATCGAGATTCCTCCGGGGGCCTGCATGAAAGGGTGAGCCTATGTCTCGATAAGCTCGCTTACTGCGCCGGCTGAAGGCGAGAGCGAGGCCGGCCCAGCAAGCAAGACCACATGCCTGAGgttcattttttccttttcttttaatcACATTTTATATTtcaaaatattatatatatatatatataaataaatatatatatatatacgcaaTTTTCTTCATAAAACATTGAAAACGTTAATCAATCATATGAAAAATGATAAATGTGTAttcatgtatacgaaaaatgtataaaATGTGTATGAGAAAAGTTGATCAAGtattcaaaaaaaatgttaatcaagcatttgaaaaatgttgaagcaGAATAGAAAAAGTTGTTTCTCATGTATACGattttttttttttaaaatatataATGTGTATGAATTTTTTGATCATCTATTAAAtcatgttaatcaagcatttgaaaatgtttaatCTATGAAGAAAAAATGAGTCTCATGTCTacgaaaaatgtatacaaaaacatataatgtgtatgaaaaaatgttTGTCATGCATTTAAAAAACTATTAATCAAGCACCTAAAAAAGGTTAAATATATGTAGAAAAATATTTATTATTTATACAATgaatacaaaaaatatacaatgtgtatgaaaaagagAGTTGCTCATATATTTAAAAAATGCTAAACATGTATTACATTTTTttaatgtatatgaaaaatgtacaatgtaCATTGAATAAAAGTAAatataaaaaatatttgaaaattttaattctgTATTTATAAATGTTAAacatgtgtataaaaatgttcatggTAAAACATTGACCACGTATTGAAAAAATATTGACCCTGTATTTTCAAAATTGTTCAGAAATTGTATTTAAGAAAATAATATacatcttgtactccctccatctcataatgtaagatgttttttgacactaggtGGAGGCAGTACTTAAAAAATAGTGAAAACCAAGAAGgaaacaaagaaaactaaaaaacttatgaacaacaaaaaagaaacaaagaaaagtaatgaaaaataacaaagaaaagaaaagcCAGTGAAAACGACAAATGAACAAAAAAGGGTGAAAGTAAAAAAAAAACTAAGAAAATCTTCGCCGACGATGAAAAAAGTAGATGGAAAAAAAGGAAAAGCGAAGAGAAAAGAAAAACGCAAGAAAACCGGTGAAGAAATGaataacaaaagaaaaacaaaaaaaatctgacCCTGAAACAGTGAAAACCTTTATTTTTTAATAAAACCCACCTAAACATTTTTTTTGAGACATGCCTAAACAGTTTTTATTAAAGGGAACCCGGCCCAAACagtaaaaaacaacaaaaatacaGCAAAAAGACCGAACGCTCTGCAACAATGATGGGCCAGAACGCTGCGCCTATCGTGTGCATGCAGCCCTGCCCTGCTTAgtccaccataatcagtagtacAAGGAAGATGCGCTAGGCCAGGTTCACAATACAAAGACGCAGACGTTCATAGAATGGCCGAAATATCACTTGCAAAGGTCATCCCCTCTTTCTCAGGTGATAATAAGTGGTGCACTTCATGTACGTCATTTGTCACAATCtgaatgtttttttctttttctagatttatttattcaaaatgGTTTATCTCTTGAACCGTGCGTTCAAGTCTCGAACCGTTTTCATTATTGAATTTCTCGCATCGAGATTTCCAAAACTAGCTTTCATGgtaataggttttgatgaacttttcttacgaaaaaaacagcaacaacaaaaaagaataaagaaaaaagcagAAGAAAAATCCGAAGCGTGGAAGCACGGTTGTGGTCTTTGATTTTTTTTACGAGAAGATCACTTTTTTTTAGTTGTGGAAGCACATTTTTATTCCTTTTTGAGAAGTATAATAGTGCTTATCCTGGAACCAAATCTGTGGTTCCACGAGAAGCAAATATCTGCTTCACGTGGAATAACATCTTTTTCTCCTTTCCAAGAAGCACAATTATACTTCTGGTGGAAGAAAATTTGTGCTTCTCATGGACAACCATCTGGAACCTGAAAACGCgtatagaaaaaaataaaataaataaaatcctgAAAAAGCGCCCAACACGCGACAGGTGACGGTGGCTGCGCACTCCACTTGACGAGCTCACATGCCAAGAAAGTGACCCTAGTGGGTGCCCTCCAAGGGGTAACCCTCGGATACTTGCTCCCATAACCAAATAATTTTTATTTAAACTGAAACACATTCGTTACATTTTTAacatatttcattaaacaaaagcgTCTGGAAGTTAGCATAGTGTAAATCTTAGTCCACGTTCGTTCTTCAAGCCCTTTTGTTTCCATGTCTAGCATCCTCGACGTCCGTGAGCCCGAGAAGTGAAGCCGCAGGTCACCCGCGAGGAAGATTAGGACACATGATATGGACTAGCCCACATGGGACACGTGGAGCCACCGTCtcccatgtcctactcttcctCATCGGAGTCCGCCGCCTGATCATCGCCGTTGGAGGTGAGATCGATGATGGACATGGACGGGCCTGTCTCGTGGTCGTAGTGGTGCCAATGGCAAGTAGCTGCCGACGTGAATGGCACGCAACTGCCGACATTCCTGTCCACGAGCGCCTTCGTCGCCCGCCCGTTTGCTGTCGTTGCTCCAGCACTGCATGCGACCTCATAGAGCGCCCGCTACTCTCACTGAAGTTCGGGCCCTCCACGGCTATGGCCGTTACGACCTCCGCGCTCGCGACCTCGTTGTATATTTGTCCCTTAGCCAACAGGTGATGCTCCAGGAGGGCGACATTGTAGTGCTACTCATCCCGCACCTACCAAAACGCCGACACTTGCTGCTCCTTCGGCTGCACCTTCGTCATGATGGCAATGAAGTGCGCCTGCGCCATGGTGAAGCTGGCAgggacctgaaggaaatatgccctagaggcaataataaagttgttatttatatttccttatatcatgataaatgtttattattcatgctagaattgtattaactggaaacttagtacatgtgtgaatacatagacaaacaaagtgtccctagtatgcctctactagattagctcgttaatcaaagatggttaagtttcctgaccatagacatgtgttgtcatttgatcaacaggatcacatcattagagaatgatgtgatggacaggacccatccgttagcttagcattatgatcgttaagtttattgctattgctttcttcatgagttatacatattcctatgactatgagattatgcaactcccgaataccggaggaacactttgtgtgctatcaaacgtcacaacgtaactgggtgattataaagatgctctacaggtgtctccgatggtgtttgttgagttggcatagatcgagattaggatttgtcactccgtgtatcggagaggtatctctgggccctctcagtaatgcatatcactataagccttgcaagcaatgtgactaatgagttagttacgggatgatgcattacggaacgagtaaagagatttgccggtaacgagattgaactaggtatgatgataccgacgatcgaatctcgagcaagtaacataccgatgacaaagggaatgacgtatgttgttatgcggtttgaccgataaagatcttcgtagaatatgtaggagccaatatgagcatccaggttccgctattgattattgaccagagatgtgtctcggtcatgtctacatagttctcgaacccgtagggtccgcacgcttaacgttcgatgacgatttgtattatgagttatgtgatttgatgactgaagtttgttcggagttccggatgagatcacggacatgacgaggagtctcgaaatggtcgacaggtaaagattcatatattggatggctatattcggacattggaatggttccgagtgattcgggtattttttggagtaccggagagttacgggaattcgccgggggaagttaacgggccttattgggctttagtggagatagggaagaagggccacaaggtggcgcgcgcctcccccctgcccaaaccgaattggacaaggggtgggggcacgccccccctttccttctccctctccctcctttccttctttcccacTCCGAAAAGGatagggaatcctactaggacttgggagtcctagtaggactccctacacttggcgcgcccctaggagggccggcctctctccctccctcctttatatacgtgggtagagggcaccccatagacacaacaagtcttctcttagccgtgtgcggtgccccctccacagttacacaccttggtcatatcgtcgtagtgcttaggcgaagccctgcgccggtaacttcatcattaccgtcgccacgccgtcgtgctgacggaactctccctcgtcctcaactggatcaagagcttgagggacgtcatcgagctgaacgtgtgctgaacgcggaggtgccgtacgttcggtacttggatcggttgaatcgcgaagacgttcgactacatcaaccgcgttactaaacgctttcgctttcggtctacgagggtacgtggacacactcttccgtctcattgctatgcttctcctagatagatctgcgtgatcgtaggatttttttttgaaatactacgttccccaacaggaccgGCGCGGGGAGGGGCGCCGGATCCTTGTCGCTCACCTCTGGCGAGCATGCCAAAAAGCCTGCCTGTAACCGACATACACGAAGGCCCTGCTAGCCGGCCGAAAGGTCGACCACCTCGTGCTTGTGCTTCATGGAGAGGCTCTACCACATCGCTCTAGAGCTCATGGCCATGGCGAAGGTGGTGTATCAAGGAGTATCGGAAGCGGTCGGGCTGTGGTGCAGATCGTGCAAGGGAGGCTGCATTTAAATAGTGGGCGACAAACAGGCCAAGCGGTGGGCTGTGTCAATGTAGGCGCCGGAGCGTGTTTTTCGGCTACCACGCCTGTTTAATGCCGGTAGGCAGATGGAGGGCACCAGCCGTCCCATACATCTAGTCATGTCGCTCCAATATTGAACATGCATGGAGACTGAGACGCGGCGTGGGCGGCACTCTCGGCCAACAAACTGCTTCAATGCCGGCTCCAGTGAGAGATCGCGTCCGCTCTGCGCCGGCATGAATGCGGCGCCGACCAGCATGAATGTACGGGAACTGCTTCACGTGAGAGAGGGCGCATGTGCAGAAGAGGTTTTGGGGTGGGTCCTGGGTTGCGGATGCGTATCTGGCAGCGGTCGCCTGCAAAGCCTCCCTAGTTTTGGGATTTTGGACTGATCCGTGGACCGATGGGGTAACACGTTGGATGGTAAACTGTGTCCGAATAGCTATGTTTGGACGTATGTAGATGTTTTGAGGGTCCGTGTTGGATATCCCTTACGGGAAAGTTTGGTTTTGTTCAGTTCTTTTCAATGGTGACCACCTGAGAATTTTAAACTGACCTGACGAATCCAACAGGGAGATCATATTTTTCCATATTTATTTCTGTTAGCTACTGAAGGTTTATCTTCTTTGTTGAAAGCTAGATGTGCACTCTTGGAGGTAATTGATTTGAAGGTGGCACCAATGGCACCAACGATGAGCCTTTTTTGTGTGTGCAGATGATAGTATCCTCTTTATGAGAACTTCACCCCAGGCTGCCGATGAAGCTAGGGATGTGCTAAACTTATACAGCAGTGCTTCTGGTCAAAGGGTGAGTCTTGATAAGTCATCAGTATTTTTGGTTGAAGGGTGCCCAAATGACCTATACGAGAGGCATTCCAATACCAGATCATCTTGTTAGCATCTGAGCTTCGATACCAGATGCATTTCGATAAGCATGTCACTTATTTTTTGAAATATTGTACCTCTTTCAGCACCACGTCAATATTAATAACACGCATCTATTTtcaatttcagaatttttttaaaacatatttCAAAAAAAGTTTTTTAGATCTTTTAAATATATGTTTAAACAAAACATGTATTTCAAATTGatttaaattatttataaaaacaattaattaatgTGATACAGAAATATGAAATTAAAATTTTGCAATCTTATTATCAATGAGAAACTGAAATAGTGAAAACTAAACAACTTTCGCTAGCTATATGGGTCTACAAAAAATGCCATCCAGGGTTTGCAAATGCCACcctagctgatgaacgttcgccaGCTATGGGTGTCCACACCACACGTAGAAGGTTGCATGGATCTCTAAAAAATGTTGAACGATTGTTTTTTACCCGGTACATTTAATCCTTCGCTAGAAAATGCATTATTATCGATCTCACCCCCTCCCTCTCGTTAGCTTGTCGAC
This window of the Triticum aestivum cultivar Chinese Spring chromosome 5D, IWGSC CS RefSeq v2.1, whole genome shotgun sequence genome carries:
- the LOC123122231 gene encoding putative alpha-L-fucosidase 1 — encoded protein: MGGGPSMSLLCYYCLVFVAGVVAAAGAGTSVPPPLPVLPIPTAAQLAWQRREVIMFFHFGMNTFTDVERGTGAENPALFAPAALNATQWMDAAAAAGASLAILVAKHHDGFCLWPSAYTAHSVRASPWRAGNGDVVGEFTAAARARGVDAGLYLSPWDLHDRHYGQEVAYNEYYMAQLHELLTRYGRVWEIWFDGNKGTNATKMTYHFQEWFDTVRQLQGSINIFSDAGPDIRWVGDEKGFAGTTCWSAVNQSSITIGSAGIEKYLNEGDPRGTEWVPPECDVSIRPGWFWHRNETAKPLSQLLNIYYNSVGRNCVLLLNAPPNATGLIDGADMARLREFGAAVKRIFGTDLAEGSRARASSERGGGFEAGKVLDGREETYWAPTAEDGRRNGYWIELRRPAGARAFNVVRIQEHVALGQRVERHEVYVDGVAVARGTTVGHKRLHRLACPVAGRTVKIWFAARRGPPLVSAVGLHLDPYATDVM